One part of the Cinclus cinclus chromosome 20, bCinCin1.1, whole genome shotgun sequence genome encodes these proteins:
- the WBP2 gene encoding WW domain-binding protein 2 isoform X1 yields the protein MALNKNHSEGGGVIVNNSENVLMTYDHIEITFSDLEPMPEAFKGTKKGSVFLTPYRVIFVSKGKDAMQSFVMPFYLLKDCEIKQPVFGANYIKGTVKAEAGGGWEGSATFKMTFSAGGAIEFGQRMLQVASQVSRGEIPSGAYGYSYMPNGSYAFAPPAANGGYPYPPPPPDFYPGPPAADGNMGYMQLPPPPYPGPMEPPVSGPDLPSTPAAEAKAAEAAASAYYSPGNPHNVYMPTDQPPPPPYFPPEDKKNQ from the exons atGGCGCTTAACAAGAACCACTCGGAGGGCGGCGGCGTCATCGTTAACAACAGCGAGAA TGTTTTGATGACCTATGACCACATAGAAATTACCTTCAGTGATCTGGAGCCAATGCCAGAGGCCTTCAAGGGGACCAAGAAAGGGAGTGTTTTCCTGACTCCCTACCGG GTTATCTTTGTGTCAAAGGGGAAGGATGCTATGCAGTCATTTGTGATGCCCTTTTACTTGTTGAAGGATTGTGAGATTAAGCAGCCAGTGTTTGGAGCAAATTACATCAAGGGCACAGtgaaagcagaggcaggag GTGGCTGGGAAGGATCTGCCACATTCAAGATGACCTTTTCAGCTGGGGGTGCAATTGAATTTGGGCAGCGGATGCTGCAGGTGGCATCACAAG TTTCCAGAGGTGAAATACCCAGTGGAGCTTATGGCTATTCCTACATGCCAAATGGATCCTATGCTTTTGCACCACCTGCAGCTAACGGGGGCTATCCATACCCACCTCCTCCACCAG ACTTTTATCCTGGTCCTCCTGCAGCAGATGGAAACATGGGCTACATGCAGCTTCCACCCCCACCATACCCAGGGCCCATGGAACCCCCTGTCAGTGGCCCAGACCTGCCCTCCACTCCTGCAG CTGAAGCCAAggctgctgaagctgctgccagtgcttaCTACAGCCCAGGCAACCCCCACAATGTCTACATGCCCACG GACCAGCCACCCCCTCCTCCATACTTCCCACCAGAGGACAAGAAAAACCAATAA
- the WBP2 gene encoding WW domain-binding protein 2 isoform X3, whose amino-acid sequence MALNKNHSEGGGVIVNNSENVLMTYDHIEITFSDLEPMPEAFKGTKKGSVFLTPYRVIFVSKGKDAMQSFVMPFYLLKDCEIKQPVFGANYIKGTVKAEAGGGWEGSATFKMTFSAGGAIEFGQRMLQVASQDFYPGPPAADGNMGYMQLPPPPYPGPMEPPVSGPDLPSTPAAEAKAAEAAASAYYSPGNPHNVYMPTDQPPPPPYFPPEDKKNQ is encoded by the exons atGGCGCTTAACAAGAACCACTCGGAGGGCGGCGGCGTCATCGTTAACAACAGCGAGAA TGTTTTGATGACCTATGACCACATAGAAATTACCTTCAGTGATCTGGAGCCAATGCCAGAGGCCTTCAAGGGGACCAAGAAAGGGAGTGTTTTCCTGACTCCCTACCGG GTTATCTTTGTGTCAAAGGGGAAGGATGCTATGCAGTCATTTGTGATGCCCTTTTACTTGTTGAAGGATTGTGAGATTAAGCAGCCAGTGTTTGGAGCAAATTACATCAAGGGCACAGtgaaagcagaggcaggag GTGGCTGGGAAGGATCTGCCACATTCAAGATGACCTTTTCAGCTGGGGGTGCAATTGAATTTGGGCAGCGGATGCTGCAGGTGGCATCACAAG ACTTTTATCCTGGTCCTCCTGCAGCAGATGGAAACATGGGCTACATGCAGCTTCCACCCCCACCATACCCAGGGCCCATGGAACCCCCTGTCAGTGGCCCAGACCTGCCCTCCACTCCTGCAG CTGAAGCCAAggctgctgaagctgctgccagtgcttaCTACAGCCCAGGCAACCCCCACAATGTCTACATGCCCACG GACCAGCCACCCCCTCCTCCATACTTCCCACCAGAGGACAAGAAAAACCAATAA
- the WBP2 gene encoding WW domain-binding protein 2 isoform X2 translates to MLQPEQSCSWRDSVLMTYDHIEITFSDLEPMPEAFKGTKKGSVFLTPYRVIFVSKGKDAMQSFVMPFYLLKDCEIKQPVFGANYIKGTVKAEAGGGWEGSATFKMTFSAGGAIEFGQRMLQVASQVSRGEIPSGAYGYSYMPNGSYAFAPPAANGGYPYPPPPPDFYPGPPAADGNMGYMQLPPPPYPGPMEPPVSGPDLPSTPAAEAKAAEAAASAYYSPGNPHNVYMPTDQPPPPPYFPPEDKKNQ, encoded by the exons ATGCTGCAGCCTGAACAGAGCTGTTCCTGGAGGGACAG TGTTTTGATGACCTATGACCACATAGAAATTACCTTCAGTGATCTGGAGCCAATGCCAGAGGCCTTCAAGGGGACCAAGAAAGGGAGTGTTTTCCTGACTCCCTACCGG GTTATCTTTGTGTCAAAGGGGAAGGATGCTATGCAGTCATTTGTGATGCCCTTTTACTTGTTGAAGGATTGTGAGATTAAGCAGCCAGTGTTTGGAGCAAATTACATCAAGGGCACAGtgaaagcagaggcaggag GTGGCTGGGAAGGATCTGCCACATTCAAGATGACCTTTTCAGCTGGGGGTGCAATTGAATTTGGGCAGCGGATGCTGCAGGTGGCATCACAAG TTTCCAGAGGTGAAATACCCAGTGGAGCTTATGGCTATTCCTACATGCCAAATGGATCCTATGCTTTTGCACCACCTGCAGCTAACGGGGGCTATCCATACCCACCTCCTCCACCAG ACTTTTATCCTGGTCCTCCTGCAGCAGATGGAAACATGGGCTACATGCAGCTTCCACCCCCACCATACCCAGGGCCCATGGAACCCCCTGTCAGTGGCCCAGACCTGCCCTCCACTCCTGCAG CTGAAGCCAAggctgctgaagctgctgccagtgcttaCTACAGCCCAGGCAACCCCCACAATGTCTACATGCCCACG GACCAGCCACCCCCTCCTCCATACTTCCCACCAGAGGACAAGAAAAACCAATAA